The sequence AAGGTGCGCCTCTTCAGGGACTCGATGCAGTCTCTGGACACCATGGCGCCGTTTCAGAACCAGGCGTATACGCTGTACCAAATCTTGATAGCCCCCGTCTTTTCCGATCTTTCCGGGATCACCAGACTCGGCATAATCCCCGATTCCGCGCTTCATTACCTCCCCTTTGCGGCCCTCGTATCGAAGAGGGACGAGAAAAACGCCTTCATGCCCAATCCGAAATTTCTTATGCACAGCTTCGCCATTTTCTACGCGCCGTCGCTGGAGCTCATGGAAAAGGCGTTGAAGACCGAGAGGTCCGTAAACCTCGGCGGGCTTGTGATAGGAAACTGCCTCTATCCCTCCGGTTTCTCCCTCCTCAAACACGCGCCCCTCGAGATGAAGGCGGTGGCGGAGAAGGTCCCGGGGGCGATCATGCTGGAGAAGGACAGGGCGACAGAGACAGCCTTCAAGGCGGAGGTTGCCAAAGGCCCCCTCTCGGTAATCCACATCAACACCCACTCGAAGGTTAAGCGGGGAAACAGCACGGAATCGAGAATCATCCTCACCGGCGGCGGCGGCGACGACGGAAATCTCACCGTTGCCGAGGTGAAAGAGATTAAGCTCGATGTGAGCCTCGTTACCATCTCGGCTCCCAGGACGGGGTTGAGCTGGGGCAGGACGGGGGGATTTCCCGCGGTTTTCATCAATTCGGGGGCGGATTCGGTCCTGGCGCCCGTATGCGACATCGACCGCGGGGTGACGACCCAGCTTATGGACTTCCTCTACGACAACCTCAAGAGCTACGACAAGGCGGAGGCCCTGAGACAATCCCAGATAATGATCATCGACCTCGAGAAGGGAAAGGGATACAGGAGACTCGCCCACCCCGGGTTCTGGGCGCCTTTTATCCTCTACGGAAGCTACAGATAAAAAAAGGGGAGGTGTGAAAGATCAAGGCCCTGGTAATCGGAGCAGGAACTTTCTTGGCAAGAAGCCTCATCCCAAGGCTTCTGAGCCTCGGCTTCAGCGTCAGGGGATTCGACACCGAAGCGGTCGAAAACCCTATAGAGGATGTGGAATACCTGACCGGGGATATAAACAAAAGCTCCATTATGTCCGAGATGACCCACGGAGTGGACCATATCTTTCACCTCCCGGGGCGGCATCCCGAAGATGAAGGCAGTTCAGGTAAAAACCGGGAGGGGAAGGGTTTCACCACCACCATCAAGCTTGCAAACATAGCAAAGAGCCTCGACGTCGTCAGCTTCGTCTATCTCTCCTCGTCGGAGGTCTACGGCATTCCAAGGAAAATCCTCATATCCGAGAAGGAAAAGCGAAGGCCGATTTCAAGGAGGGGGAAGGAACTTCTGAGGATAGAGGACTACCTCATCAACACCATGGCCTCCCGGGGCATCGGGGTCGTTATCGTTCGCACGCCGCCTATAACCGGCTGGGGCGCGCCCAAGGAATCTTTCCCCAGCCTCGTTCACGGAGCTCGGAGGGCTCTGACGGGGAGGGCTATCTTCCTTGTTGGCGGTGGAAAATATCCGGTTCAGTACGTCGACGTGGAAGACCTCGCCTCCGCTCTGGTGCGCTCGATCAGGAAGGTGAAGCCGGGGTGCCTCGAGCTCAACGTGGCGGCCGAGGATGTCATAACCCAGCGTGACCTTGCCGATTTCTTCATCGATTTCTATCACAGCTCTTCCGGGACTATCAGCCTGCCGGCGGCCGCCGTGCCGTTTTTGTGCCTTATGCGCGGGCTGGGCGCCCCCCTCTTCGCCACCGAATCCAACTTCCTCTTCTATCCCCAGACGATCATCGACACCTTCAGGGCCAAGGAGCTCCTCCTCTACTCGCCCAAGAGGACGGTCGAGTCGATCTCCGAGATGTTGAAGTCGTGGGACATCGAGGGAACCGAGAGGGGGCCGAGACATATGGGAAAGGGATATGGCGGGCTGTTCAGGGATTGATAACTGTTGTTGTGTATTCAAAATTCTTAAGAAATATTTTTGTTTGTTTCCGGGATCTATATGGAAAATGATTTAATGAAAAAAAATAAAAAATTGGAATTATTTAAAGAGCTTATCAATTCAGATTATAAAACCCGCACCCTGAATAGCTATGCCGACGTTCAGTACAGAATGAATAAAATACTCAAAGACATCGGTTTTGTGGATAAGGAAATTCTTGACATTGGATGCGGCAAAGGTCTCGCATCTATCTACTTGGCTCTAAACGGTGCCAAAAATGTTATTG is a genomic window of Candidatus Zymogenus saltonus containing:
- a CDS encoding CHAT domain-containing protein, which translates into the protein MKIKPVVVLTASIALFLLSAPLFCQEETGDTEAADGLMEVGRYSSISQRLDSTTAVLVYDTKNLSVDVVKSDGFTTKELPKTEEPLEVKVRLFRDSMQSLDTMAPFQNQAYTLYQILIAPVFSDLSGITRLGIIPDSALHYLPFAALVSKRDEKNAFMPNPKFLMHSFAIFYAPSLELMEKALKTERSVNLGGLVIGNCLYPSGFSLLKHAPLEMKAVAEKVPGAIMLEKDRATETAFKAEVAKGPLSVIHINTHSKVKRGNSTESRIILTGGGGDDGNLTVAEVKEIKLDVSLVTISAPRTGLSWGRTGGFPAVFINSGADSVLAPVCDIDRGVTTQLMDFLYDNLKSYDKAEALRQSQIMIIDLEKGKGYRRLAHPGFWAPFILYGSYR
- a CDS encoding NAD-dependent epimerase/dehydratase family protein, translating into MARSLIPRLLSLGFSVRGFDTEAVENPIEDVEYLTGDINKSSIMSEMTHGVDHIFHLPGRHPEDEGSSGKNREGKGFTTTIKLANIAKSLDVVSFVYLSSSEVYGIPRKILISEKEKRRPISRRGKELLRIEDYLINTMASRGIGVVIVRTPPITGWGAPKESFPSLVHGARRALTGRAIFLVGGGKYPVQYVDVEDLASALVRSIRKVKPGCLELNVAAEDVITQRDLADFFIDFYHSSSGTISLPAAAVPFLCLMRGLGAPLFATESNFLFYPQTIIDTFRAKELLLYSPKRTVESISEMLKSWDIEGTERGPRHMGKGYGGLFRD